GCCAACTTCGTCCTGGCCGACGAGATCAACCGGGCCCCGGCCAAGGTGCAGTCGGCCCTGCTCGAGGCGATGCAGGAGCGGCAGGTGACCATCGGCAAGCAGACCTTCCGCCTGCCCGACCCCTTCCTGGTCATGGCCACCCAGAACCCCATCGAGAGCGAGGGGACCTACCCGCTTCCCGAGGCGCAGGTGGACCGCTTCATGTTCAAGGTCGTCATCAGCTACCCGTCCTTCCACGAGGAGATGGGGGTGGTGGAGCGGGTTACGGCCAGCCTGCCGGAGATCAGCCCGGTGGTCCGCGCCGCAGACCTGCTCCAGATGCAGCAGGTCTGCGACCGCATCTACGTCGACCCCAAGGTGATGGAGTACGCGGTGACCCTGGCCAACGCCACCCGGCGCCCGCAGGAGTACGGGCTGGGCGACCTGGAGCGCTACATCGCTTACGGGGCCAGCCCGCGGGCCTCGGTGAACCTCATCCTGGGCGCCAGGGCCCTGGCGCTGCTGCGCGGGCGCGAGTACGTCATGCCCGAGGACGTCCGCGACCTGGCCCCCGAGGTGCTGCGGCACCGCTTCGTCCTCTCCTACGAGGCGCTGGCCGACGAGGTCGGGCCCGACCGGCTGGTGGAGCGCGTCCTCGACGCCGTGGCGCCGCCTCGCGTGCACATCGGCGACCCCTACGAGGCCCGGCCCGGCGAGGTGGCGCCGCCCGCCGCGCCCGCCTGAGGGCCCGGCCGTGAGCGTCCTGGAGGCCCCCGAGCGGGTCCTGCGCCGGCTGGAGTTCACCGTCGTCCGGCGCCTGGACGGTTTCCTCTTCGGGGACTACACGGGGCTCTTCTACGGGCCCAGCCTCGACCTGGCCGAGGTGCGCGAGTACCAGCCGGGGGACGAGGTCAAGCGCATCGACTGGAACGTCACCGCCCGGATGCACCGCCTCTTCGTCCGCCAGTACCGCGAGGAGCGGGAGCTGACGGCGTGGCTGCTCGTGGACCTCTCGCCCTCGATGCGCTTCGGCACGCGGCGCCACCTGAAGCGGGAGACCGCGGTGGAGTTTGCCGCCGTGGCCGCCTACATCATCACGCGCCACGGCGACAAGGTGGGCGCCATGGCCTTCCCGGGGCGGCTGCCGGTCGTCCCGCCGCGCACCGGGCGGGTGCAGGCCCTGCGCATCCTGCACGTGCTGCGACGGGCCGCCGAGGGGGACGGCGGGCTCACCGACCTGGGGCGCGTGCTGCGGGAGGCCGGGCGCCTCCTGCGGCGGCGGCACCTGGTCTTCGTCGTCAGCGACTTCCTCTCGGCCCCCGGCTGGGAACGGGCCCTGGCCGAGCTCGCGCGCCGCCACGACCTCATCGCCGTGTGGGTGCGCGACCCCGCGGAAGAGGTCCTGCCCGACGTGGGCCTGCTGCCGGTGCGCGACCCCGAGACGGGGCAGCAGCTCTGGGTGGACACCTCCGACCGGCGGGTGCGCGCCGCCTACGAGGCGCTGGTGGCGGCGCAGCAGGCCCGCCTTCGCGAGACGTTCCGACGGGCGGGGGTGGACGTGCTGGAACTGTCGACGGCGGGTTCCCTGGTCGAGCCGCTGGTGCGCTTCGTGACGCGGCGCCGGCGCCGCGGCCTGGTGGCGCGCCGCTAGCGGGGGAGGCGCATGGACTTCGGCTGGCCGATGATGCTGTGGGGGCTGGTGGCCCTGCCGCTCCTCGCGTGGGGCTACGCCTGGATGGGTCGCCGCCAGCGCACCGTCCAGCAGCGCCTGGCCGACCTCCACCTGCTGCCGGCTCTCTTCCGGCCGGCTGCGGCGTGGCGGCGCCACCTGCCCATGGCCTGCTACTTCCTGGCCGTCCTCTTCCTCGTGGTGGCGATGGCGCGGCCCAGCGCCGCCATCCCGCTGCCGGTGAACCGCGCCGCGCTGGTCATCGCCATCGACACCAGCGGGAGTATGATGGCCGAGGATGTCAAGCCGACGCGCCTGGAGGCGGCGCGGGAGGCGGCCCGCACGCTCGTGCGCGCCATCCCCGGCAGCACGCTCGTGGGCCTGGTGGCCTTCAGCGACTACGGCACGGTGCTGGTCCCGCCGACCACCGACCGGCAGGCCTTCGAGGAGGCGCTGCGCGAGCTGCGGCCCCGCCAGGCCACGGCGGTGGGGTCGGCCATCGCCGAGGCTCTGCGCGTCCTGCCCCTGCGCGAGCGCTTCCTGGGCGACCGGCTGCGCCAGCTCCGTGGCCCGGGACCGCAGTCGGCGCCCGGCGCGCCGGGCGCCCCCGGGCCCTTTGGCGTCCCAGCCCCCGGCGCGCCCGCTCCCGGCGCCCCCGGGCCGGCGCCCACGCCGTCCGGCCCGCCACCCGACGTGAGCGAGCTGCCCCCGGCGGCCATCGTCATCTTCTCGGACGGGGTGAGCAACCTGGGCGCCGATCCGCGCGCCGCCGCCGCCCTGGCCAGTGAGGCGCGGGTGAAGATCTTCGCCGTGGGGATGGGCCAACCCGGCGGCACGGTGATGACCCACCAGGGACGGCTCGTCTTCGTCCCCTTCGACCCGACGCTGCTCCAGCAGGTGGCCCAGGCCACGGGAGGCGAATACTTCGCCGCCACCGACCGGGAGGCGCTGCGCCGGATCGCCCGCCAGCTCGGACGGTCGATCGGCTGGGAGCGTCGGCGCACGGAGATCACCTCCCTGCTCAGCGGGACGGCGGGCGCGCTGATGCTGGCCGGCGGGCTCCTCTCGCTGTGGTGGTTCCGGCGGCTGCCGTGACCGTGACCTTCCTGTGGCCGAGCATGCTGTGGGGGCTGTGCCTCGTCCCCGCGCTGGCGGCCGGGTACGTGTGGTGGCTGCGACGTCCCCCCCGCCATCCGGTGACCTTCGCCGGCGGGGCGACCCTGGCGGCCGCGGCGGCACGCGGCGTCCGCTGGCGCCGGCACTTCCCGGCGGCCCTCTTCCTGGCCGCCCTGGCCGCGGTCATCCTCGCTGTGGCGCGGCCGGTGGCCCCCATGCCGGTCCCCTCCACTCGGACGGTGGTGATGCTCTCCATCGACGTCAGCCGCTCCATGCTGGCGCAGGACCTGCCGCCCAACCGCATGGAGGCGGCCAAGGCGGCGGCGCAGGAGTTCGTCCGGACGCTGCCGCACGGCCTGCGCGTCGGACTGGTGACGTTCAGCTCCTACGCCACCCTGATCGTCCCGCCCACGACCGACCACGGCCGCGTGCTCGACGCCATCGGCATGCTGGCCACCGAATTCGCCACCGCCATCGGGGACGGGCTGCTCGAAGCGGTCTGGGCGCTGCCGGGACGCGAGCGCCCCGCCGACCTCTCCCAGCCTCCGCCGCCGCCGGCGCGCCCCCTGCCGCCCGCCACGGTAGTGCTCCTGTCGGACGGGCAGAGCAACCGGGGAGTCTTACCCCACGAGGCCGCCCGCATCGCCCGCGACCAGCAGGTGAAGGTCTACACGGTGGGCGTGGGGACGCCGGAGGGGACCTTCCTCACGCTGGGCGGGCGCAGCATCTGGGTGCGGCTGGACGAGGCGACGCTGAAGGAGATGGCCGAGATCACCGGCGGCGCCTACTACCGGACCACGACGGTCGGCGAGTTGCGGCGCGTCTACCGCAGCCTGGGCCGGTCCATCGGGTGGGAGCGGCGGCCGACCGAGGTGACGGGCCTGGGCGCGGCCGCAGCGGGTCTGCTGCTGCTCGGCGCCCTCGTGCTCTCCTTCCTCAGCGTGCACCGGGTCGCCTGACCCATGGCCGGCGGGGCCCTGGCTCAGGCGCTCGCCCTCCTGGTCGCCCTGACCCTCGCCGGACCGGCTCCCGCGGTCCGGGCCCAGACGCCCGTCGAGCCCGCCCCCCCGGCGTGGGCACAGACGCTGGACCTGGGGGCCCAGGCCTTCGAGGCCGCCTACCTCATCCTGAGCCGCCAGCACCTCCGGATCCTGCCCCCGCGTGACCTCCTCCAGGCGGCGGTGAACGGGCTCAACCTCTTCCTGCGCGACCGGGGGATGGCGTACATCGCCGTCACGCTCTCTGGGGTGGAGAGCCGGGACCTGCCCGCGGTACGCGAGGCGGTCGCCCGTGTGGGGATGCGGCTCGGGACGCCGGCGCTGGCGCTGGACGCCGGCCATGCGGCCATCGAGGGGATGATCCGCGCTCTGGAGGACCCCTTCACCCGGCTACTCCATCCCACCACCGGCCGCCAGGTGCAGCCGGCGGGCTACGGTGGCGTCGGGGTTGTGCTCGACTTGACCGTCCACCCGCCGGTGGT
The window above is part of the Armatimonadota bacterium genome. Proteins encoded here:
- a CDS encoding AAA family ATPase; this translates as MRRVLYEIKRVIVGQDLMLERILVALLARGHVLIEGVPGLAKTLAIKTTAAAIDCQFKRIQFTPDLVPADLIGTRIYNQHTGSFEVELGPVFANFVLADEINRAPAKVQSALLEAMQERQVTIGKQTFRLPDPFLVMATQNPIESEGTYPLPEAQVDRFMFKVVISYPSFHEEMGVVERVTASLPEISPVVRAADLLQMQQVCDRIYVDPKVMEYAVTLANATRRPQEYGLGDLERYIAYGASPRASVNLILGARALALLRGREYVMPEDVRDLAPEVLRHRFVLSYEALADEVGPDRLVERVLDAVAPPRVHIGDPYEARPGEVAPPAAPA
- a CDS encoding DUF58 domain-containing protein, coding for MSVLEAPERVLRRLEFTVVRRLDGFLFGDYTGLFYGPSLDLAEVREYQPGDEVKRIDWNVTARMHRLFVRQYREERELTAWLLVDLSPSMRFGTRRHLKRETAVEFAAVAAYIITRHGDKVGAMAFPGRLPVVPPRTGRVQALRILHVLRRAAEGDGGLTDLGRVLREAGRLLRRRHLVFVVSDFLSAPGWERALAELARRHDLIAVWVRDPAEEVLPDVGLLPVRDPETGQQLWVDTSDRRVRAAYEALVAAQQARLRETFRRAGVDVLELSTAGSLVEPLVRFVTRRRRRGLVARR
- a CDS encoding VWA domain-containing protein — translated: MDFGWPMMLWGLVALPLLAWGYAWMGRRQRTVQQRLADLHLLPALFRPAAAWRRHLPMACYFLAVLFLVVAMARPSAAIPLPVNRAALVIAIDTSGSMMAEDVKPTRLEAAREAARTLVRAIPGSTLVGLVAFSDYGTVLVPPTTDRQAFEEALRELRPRQATAVGSAIAEALRVLPLRERFLGDRLRQLRGPGPQSAPGAPGAPGPFGVPAPGAPAPGAPGPAPTPSGPPPDVSELPPAAIVIFSDGVSNLGADPRAAAALASEARVKIFAVGMGQPGGTVMTHQGRLVFVPFDPTLLQQVAQATGGEYFAATDREALRRIARQLGRSIGWERRRTEITSLLSGTAGALMLAGGLLSLWWFRRLP
- a CDS encoding VWA domain-containing protein, with translation MTVTFLWPSMLWGLCLVPALAAGYVWWLRRPPRHPVTFAGGATLAAAAARGVRWRRHFPAALFLAALAAVILAVARPVAPMPVPSTRTVVMLSIDVSRSMLAQDLPPNRMEAAKAAAQEFVRTLPHGLRVGLVTFSSYATLIVPPTTDHGRVLDAIGMLATEFATAIGDGLLEAVWALPGRERPADLSQPPPPPARPLPPATVVLLSDGQSNRGVLPHEAARIARDQQVKVYTVGVGTPEGTFLTLGGRSIWVRLDEATLKEMAEITGGAYYRTTTVGELRRVYRSLGRSIGWERRPTEVTGLGAAAAGLLLLGALVLSFLSVHRVA